DNA from Synechococcus elongatus PCC 6301:
AGCGACTATCCCCTTGCAGGCCGACAAGCGTTAGCACCAGGCCAGCGAGCAGCGGTATCGCGAGCATCCGCACGCAGACCGGCGGCAACGCCAGTCGTAAACTGCGCCAACCCTGCAGTTGCCGGAGGCGCAAGCCACCGAGGACAAGAGCAGCAGGCACGACGGCATGAGCTGCTGTTTGAACGGTCGTTTCCAGTCCGCTCGGCAGGGTTTGACCCTGCATCAGGGCTCCCAACGCGATCGCCCAAATCGAAGGGAGGCGGAGCAAAGAGATCAAGCGCGATCGCCAGTTGTGGGTGATTTCATTGGGGCTGAAATGGCTGGCGACCAAAACCCCTGCCCCGTAGGTACCGGCAATGTTGTGGGCGACGCTATAGAGCACCAGCCAGCCCAAATAGGGCGCACTGACCAGTGAAGGAGCGACAGCGAGGCCGATAAACCCGACATTGCCCAGCATCACGGCGAGGGTAAAACTCCCTTGCCGAGCCGCTTCGGTGACTGCATCAACCTCTGAAGCCAGACCAACCCACTGGGGCTGCCAACGCCGCAGGAGAGGGAAGATCAGCAGTGCTAGGCTCAGGCCAGTGCACAGGACGGCCAACGTCACTAAGGACGAGACAGACAGCGCCTGCGAAAAGTCTGTATGACGACAGAGTGCAAAAACTTGGAGGGGAATCCCGACCCAAAACAAAAAGCGGCCCAGCAAATGGGGCAGCAGCTTCGGTAACCATCGACAGAGTGCCAGGCCAGCGCCCATCCAAACGACAAGAGGGCTGTAGGCATGGAGCAAAATGTCAGATGACAAGGTCGGCGCAAGTGTTGCAGATCACAGTTTCTGTATTCTGCCGCACAGGGCTGTCTTGCTGTCCCCACAAAGCGCTGGATGTGAAATTGCAACGAGGACCCGAGCCCTGAAAGCCAAACATTCTGGTCAAGATGACCGTCCATCCTGTCGCTAGAGAGGAACGCGATCGCGGGCAACCTAGCCAGTTGGTGCAGACGTTCTCGCGATTTTGACCTGCATCCAGAAAGCGCCAGAGTGGGACAGAGCTCGAGGACGGGCAACCTGAGGCTTGATGACGATTGACTCTGCTCACCCAATGCAAACGATCTTTGATGGTGTCCTGTATGCGCACTACAGACAGGCTTACATCCACATCAAAGGCACCTATGACTTCGCTGAAAATGTCCGCAAAGGACAGGTCAATGGGTTGCTGGGTGCGGCCTATCCCACCACGCTGTTTTTAACCTTTGGCCTCCACAGTGGGGCTGTGCGGCTCAGCGTGAAGCTTGCCAGCCTTCCTCCTGACCTTGATGAATCGTGGGAAGAAATCGTGGAGGCGCCATTCACCATGCCCGAGACTGGAACGCTGGGGCTCTCTGATTGGGAGGGTCAGCTTTGGTATCCCATTCCGATCGCACCTGGTTCTTACCGAGTTCGTTTCTCCGCACAGCAGTTTGGCGAGGCAGAAGAAGTTCCTGAATCAGAAAATGACCTGAATCCGATTGAGCGGTACGAGGTGATCTTCTGGCCAGCCGCGCGCCAACCCGACCAAATTCTCAAGGTCACCAGACCTGCAGCGCAGTACTGGCACGACTTTGCTCAAGGCAACATACGGTGAGGGTTACCGCCACCACAAGGCCAGCAGGGCCTACAAACCGCATTCGGCAGAGGTGCTGGCTTCCGCTATCAAAGGCGCTGAACTTACCACCAGCTGCATTGGGCTTGTTGGCGCAGCAGGTGATCGCAAAGGACAAGGGCAACCATCGCTTCCACCATCGGCACTGCCCGCGGTAAGACACAGGGATCGTGGCGGCCCCGCGCAGCCAGAGTGGTGGCTTCGCCGCTGTTGGTGACGGTTTCTTGCTCTTTGCGAATCGTCGCAGTCGGTTTGAAAGCCACGCGAATCACGATGTTTTCGCCGTTGCTGATGCCGCCTTGGGTGCCGCCGCTACGGTTGGTGCGAGTGCGAATTTGACCCTGCTCATCGGTGTAAAAGGCGTCATTATGTTCGCTGCCAGTCATTTCCGTTCCAGCAAAGCCCGAGCCGATCTCAAAGCCTTTAGTGGCGGGCAAGGACATACAAGCTTTGGC
Protein-coding regions in this window:
- a CDS encoding AEC family transporter, producing the protein MSSDILLHAYSPLVVWMGAGLALCRWLPKLLPHLLGRFLFWVGIPLQVFALCRHTDFSQALSVSSLVTLAVLCTGLSLALLIFPLLRRWQPQWVGLASEVDAVTEAARQGSFTLAVMLGNVGFIGLAVAPSLVSAPYLGWLVLYSVAHNIAGTYGAGVLVASHFSPNEITHNWRSRLISLLRLPSIWAIALGALMQGQTLPSGLETTVQTAAHAVVPAALVLGGLRLRQLQGWRSLRLALPPVCVRMLAIPLLAGLVLTLVGLQGDSRLAMVLQAGMPTGFAGLILAEEYNLDRELLASSILLSTLMLFLTLPLWVWLFGSSV